A region from the Variovorax sp. V93 genome encodes:
- a CDS encoding type II secretion system protein J, with product MRRFASHGTRGGFTLIELLVAISVMALLALVSWRGLDNMSRATTQNQQRADAVLALQTALAQWSADLDAVTPIAQTRPIDWDGRVLRLTRRSSDAAAPAMLVAAWTLRAGADGIRWRRWQSPPFTTRGEWQQAWNMASSWAQEGGGGDVALMPATSWQLYYFRENAWTPAGELPASAPNPANPANPVGALVNMPDGVRLVLTLAPGEGLSGTLTRDWVKPTVGAPRS from the coding sequence ATGCGCCGCTTCGCAAGCCACGGAACCCGCGGCGGCTTCACGCTGATCGAGCTGCTGGTGGCCATTTCGGTGATGGCGCTGCTGGCGCTCGTGAGCTGGCGCGGGCTCGACAACATGTCGCGCGCCACGACGCAGAACCAGCAGCGCGCCGACGCGGTGCTGGCATTGCAGACCGCGCTCGCGCAATGGAGCGCCGATCTCGACGCCGTGACCCCGATCGCGCAAACCCGCCCCATCGACTGGGACGGCCGCGTGCTGCGGCTCACGCGGCGCAGCAGCGATGCGGCAGCACCCGCCATGCTGGTGGCGGCGTGGACGCTGCGCGCCGGCGCCGATGGCATCCGCTGGCGGCGCTGGCAGTCGCCACCCTTCACCACGCGCGGCGAATGGCAGCAGGCGTGGAACATGGCGTCCTCGTGGGCGCAGGAAGGCGGCGGCGGCGACGTCGCGCTGATGCCGGCCACGAGCTGGCAGCTCTACTACTTCCGCGAGAACGCCTGGACGCCCGCAGGCGAGCTGCCGGCCAGCGCGCCCAATCCGGCGAACCCGGCCAATCCTGTCGGCGCCCTCGTGAACATGCCGGACGGCGTTCGCCTGGTGCTGACCCTGGCTCCGGGC